Part of the Acipenser ruthenus chromosome 37, fAciRut3.2 maternal haplotype, whole genome shotgun sequence genome is shown below.
TTTCTATATACATGTGGCATGTTCCACGACATGACTTTTGCTGTCTGACTGTCTGCCACGTActtgctttgtaaagcacagcgagatTTTTCAGTGAATATATAAAAACGGTATGCTTGCATCTTGAATACAGGGTGGTGAGGGTATGGCAGGCTACCTTGTCATGtggttgaggcagaatcacttggatcctttaagacctggctTGACAAAGTTGTgacatcaatcagctactaggaaatgGAAGAGCTTAGACGGGACGAATGGCCTTGTCTcgtttgattattattaataatgatatTAGCTTTTAAAGTTAATGGAAAACCAACATCACAGTGCTTAAAAAAGCACCCATTTAGTCTCAGTCTATAATAGCTTATCTTAAGTCCAGGTACTGTGACTGTCTGTAATATACACCTGAACTGCTGGGACAGCAGTATAAATTGTACTGCTTACCACCTTGATCTATTCCAGCTGTGTATTTTGGATAAATTGAAAATCACCATTGCTGAAAATATCACAGCAATAGCACCAAAGAAATTATTCAGACAGTGTCAGTATCCAAAGTGCTACTGTGTACCACATATATAATTAAGCACACATGTCAATTGGATAACTTTTTAGAAGGTATGTTTTAGGAGTTGAAAAGGggtaaataatgtgtacagtgcGTCAAAATGGTAGGACACGATAACACCAAAATATGaggaaacttttttcttttttaagaatgCAGTATGTATCACTCTGCCATACAGCAAGCCTATCCCAAACACCAACCCAAACAGTACAGGTTTCTGAAGAGTTCAATAAAGGAAACCAAATAAAACCCTTACCACATCTCCTCTCCAAAGCGCATCAAAGCACTCGTCCAGCGTCTCACAGCTCTGGGACCTCATTCGGATGGACCTCTTCCCTGATCTTCTGGACGCTCTTTTCTCCCACTCGTTGGAGGCAGCTGTCTGAATGCTGTCTGTATCCCCAGCTTCTGCCTCCAACTCTGAGGCTCCTCTTAATGAGGGTGCTGGAGAGGACTCCCACCTCGACTCTGTCCTGAGAAGCAACTGCTCCAGCTTCTTGCTGGTGGACCAGCTGCTTGGCAGGGTCTTCCCAGTCTCCGGGAGCTCGCTGTTGGATCGCCGGGACAGTGCAGGGGAGGAAGGGGAGGAAGGGGAGGAAGGGGAAGAATCCTCTTTCTCGGTCCCCAGTCTCAGGTCAGATACGCTGGGAGCCAGGGAGCTCTCTGAGCCACCCATGGACAAGCTGTGCACAGATCCCAAAGGGGTGGAAGGGGAATTATCACTGCTCGCCAGCTCCATTCCCGAATCCTCAGACTCCGATTTGAGGATCCCCACCGGCGTGCTGCCAGAGATGCTGCCTTTCACTCGGATCATCCGTCTCCTGAAATCCGGGCTTCCCTGTTCTCTGTGATCCGGAAAGGAAAACTCCTGGTCCCAGGAATCCGAGAGGGTTCCAAAGCTCTGGTACAGGTTCATCTTGGTGAGGACGACGGAGTTGCCTGGGGACTGTCTTTCTGTGGGTAGTAAAGGGAAGGGAATTGAAGACACAGCTAGGAGACCTGACTCTTACACACTGACACAGTGCACCTGCACTGCATGTGAACTACAGAAACGTGTCGTCAAGGAAGGGTTATAAAGCCTGAAGGGAACACGCCCACAAATCAAGAGGCTGTCACCGGGAAACTATTTTCAGGCTAGGAGGCTCAGCTATCTCAAAGATTAGTTTCCAGATTCATTAACCAACCAACCAGCCACATCCACTTCAATGAGAAGACTGATAAgccacactgcactgcaggagAGCTTCTAATGGGATGTTTCTGGTAGACACCCTGGGCATTGCAGCCAAACCTGTCTCTATAAAACAAAGGCATTTATTCATCATGAATTTTGTAGAAAAATCAGGTTTGACCTaaagttgccccccccccccccccatctcagaACTAGTTCAACAGATGACTGCTGTTAAACTTACCAGCCCAAACTGCTTCTCAATACAGCCTTGGTTGTATCTTGCTTTCTACTAAAGTTTCTGGTTGTTAATCATTCACTCAAGCTACTGTGCTTACCACATGGTCACTTTGGAATTTGGAACCCATGGAACACTAGTCAAAAGTAGTCACTTCCCTAGGATGGAATGGGTTGGGTTCTAAAGTCCAAACCATGCTTTTATTGAGCCCTTGGTAGCATTAGGTTTCACAGAGCAAAGTGTTGAACTTACTCGCTTTGTGCCTACAGGGTCAACACAATCATTCATACCAGCAATTCTTTATGGATTAGTATGTGATTgagcaagtgttcagctgatTCATCGATAAGTCAGCAACCTCATACCTACTCTAATGATCAGTCAGAGTTAGAGAAAGCAGCAATTTTCATTAAGACTGAGCAGTCCTGTTTCTTAACAGGAACACAATGGAAAAAATGGACACCAAGCTGCAGGGCTGGTTTTTGTAAAGGCGTTTGTTGTTGCTGAAAATGAAGCCACCCGTTTAATTGTTGAAAGGATTCTTTTTATGCTTTTACCAACACATTGTTTAGAGGCATGCCTGTGCGGCACCTTCACTCGCACAGCTAGAAATAGGAAGAATCGCAcagaagaaaacaatgcagatgcATCAGCCCCTGAAGCTGTGGCGAGCCCCTTACCCGAGACACTGGGAGGGGTCAGGAAGGGCTCCAGCAGCACCGAACAGCTTCAAAAGAAACGCCTTCAACAAATCAAGGGGAGAGCAGATTGATCCAGGCTTCCAATGCATTCCCACAGAAGCAGAGTTTAAATGGACTTATCAGAGCACCAATTAAATCAGTCTTACTGCACAATATGAAATAGTAGAACAAAGAAATTTGGTTCGGTACATGCATTCAACATTTAACCGATTAAAAAAGGTGTAGAAAGCCCTGTAAAAACCTATGCGAATTTCCTAGCAAACAAATTCTGAACAATGCGTGAGCCCCATGTGATCGTCATGtgatcatttgtttgtttttttagagtATTTGATCCTGGAGATGTCTTGCAGTGACTGAACACCGACTCTGGAGGTAAAAGGTACTGCACACCTGACACTTTCCATTACAAACATGCTTGAATTCCGAAATGAATTTGCCTAAAACAGTAATGTTTCTGCAGTTAAACTGCCATCAAACAATCCTGTTCTCTCCCAGCTAATCCACAAAGATCACCCTAAATAGCCAGTCCCCTGCCTGGTCTGAAAGAGTCCCCCCGCACCCCCATCCCCCGGACATTAAGAGCCTGGGAGAATTCTGCTTTGGAGACAGACCACCTCAGCGGTCAGGATTAGAGTGAATGTCTGGATATTTCAAACAAGCAACCAGCGCATTCAACCAAATGCACATTCACTCCGTCTCACACCTCATGTAATCCGACATGAGCTATTGTTGCAAATTAGCTCTTGTATCTGCAGCAGATTATACCTTAAAAACAGTCCCAGATTTCCACTGCTGTCTAGCTGGATCAAATACAGCACCTTACCAGTCAGCAAATTCAATATTCAATGCGCTACAAAAATATATTCAGACACCTTGCATACCCTCCAACATCTGACACATGAAAATAGGTATAATATattgctgatattattattattattattattattattattaagctatAGGCAGGAATGTAGTCTTAAATATTTTTTCACAACTGATCAGTGTTTTCCagcccatttaaaaataaaaagaatattcaaAAAACGAATTTAAATTTTGAATTGGAAAAACAATGTCATATCATTAATTTAATACTTTGAACACTATGAAAATAATGAACTTAGACACAGTTTCTACCCAGCCACCTCTCTCAAGAATGAGGAAATTCTTGATTTGATCAGGTTACAGAAACACAATGACGTGACAGGCTAGTCATGATTTCATCTACACAGGAATCCACCTGCGCATTAACCCCTGTgtattacaaatatttcaaatttcatCAGAACCTGAATTGAACAAATCACACAGATTCCTTCCGTCTTTCCAGTAAGGGCTCAGTGTAAAAGCAATGGTTAAAAAACACATTGAGATGGACTGCACAGATTAATCCCATTCTTCAGGATCTGCATCAGTCTTTTTGAGAAAGCCACAAAGCCATTTCAGTGACTATGAATCAGATTTTTGGATTGAGATCATGCAAACTACTTTCCCCACAGTGTGCAATGTTGAATGGTCATCACTCATTACATGGGATATAAGGGTGGAGGTGATATTAGCTAGACTCTCGGAATTTAAATGGAATGTTGGCAACAAAAGGATTCCATTAACATTCCCGGCTGTGTGTTCCGTAAATTCTACAGGTcttgaatgtgcagttttgaaagaaacacatattaagagacatgtaattatattttaaaacattacagcTGCAACTtgattaaagaaatctgtttgcaagccatgcttttagatggTGATGCACTTCCTTTGTCATtttacctggagggtgaaattgtccccaccccttcaagggcttctttcctgttattaacaaaccagctgcttccccttattgactgacatgctttggatgagacgtaacaTCTAGGTTCTAtgtggaagtgactctgcagaagCAGTTATGatggatgcatagttcaccccttagtctatgtaataataataaatatatttatatagcacctttcataatgGACCGCCAtcgcaaagcgctttacagaggtaggctgtgaactgtgcattatatgcagagtcacttacaataggacacggatttaacatctcatccgcaggacggagcacaaggaggtgaagtgactctcagggtcacacacattcagtggcagaggtgggatttgaacccgggaccttctggttacaagcccttgactttaactactggaccacactgctttggataaaagtgtctgctaaataacctatcattatcatcatcatcatcatcatcattaactACTGAGAAATTGGAAGCTGAGAATTCTCTTTAACCTACAACTGTACATCATGTGTTTGACTCAAGTTAAAAACGGGTAAGAGGTAGGAGCAATCGCTTCATTACAGTGGAAATACCAAAAGTAGGTCTGCAGAAATAGGCCGCTAGGTGGTCAGATCGGAtgcaaaatacaaatctcattaaATCACTTCAGCGAGCAATATTTACCGCAGCAGCACGACACATTCTTTTTAACGGTGACTCACTGAGACATATTTACTTGGTGTGACATTAAACCGCAGGTCTATCCTGTCTGATAATATCAGTACATTTGGGAACGTACAGTACACTAAACCCTCGGTATCATCTCACTTCTAGCTACGGATTCAACGTGCAAACTGGTACCCTACCCCGGATAACGCAACACACACCCGGCCAGGGGTCCCTAGAAATAGCGGTACTGTACCCAGTGTGTGGCAACTACaggatttccagagtgaaaaacttGGCTGGTCGCACGTCCAAGATGAAATTaaatatacaaattatatattatatatatataaacacaacaacaaaaacatagcCATGGTCTAGaataaattaaacagaatgttgttattaaacataaaaatatgaattaaacaCGTGATccatatatttctttatttttgtatagtaaACTGCTGTGCTGTCAACCTTCTGAGCACACGGCtacagttttgtaaaataaataaataaatacgattaattaataaataattgtgtATACATAACAGCAAAATCGGGACGATTTAACAACTTTCTGACTgacaaaaaaaagctgaaaactgggacaatcaGTTTTCCTGGCGCGTCTGGTAAGCCTAGCCAAGTACTTATATTCAAATGGATTATTAATAATCTTATTGTAAATCTTATGAATAAGTATAATATAACGAACTATGAAAGTGACCGCGTTTTGTGCACAGACAAGAAATGCGCACAGCACGATTCgtggttaaacaaacaaacacaaaatgaaccCACCTTTCCAGCGTTTTAACCACATAGCGAGGTTCCTCTGTGTTCTTATCATCGTCTTCTGCTGAAAAGTGGGTCCCACCACtccaaataaacacagcacaaaatcCAAATGCGCTCCTTTAAAATCGCTCCTCTCCCGAGATCAATGTTATCATTTGCACACTTTATTTAGACTCTCAAAATGTAAATGCAATTGTTGCAAATTGACACGAGCGAGTCACCAAAACAGAAAACTATGTATCGTACTTGCATTTAGCGTCTTCTGCATAAGCCGTGTCAAATTATTAAATCACTGTGCGGACAATTCTTCAGGCTAGTTCAAATACGTCTCCACTCTTAAATTAGCAGCGGCGGACAGTGCTGCCCATTTCTGTTGGAATGTGAGAATCCTGCGGGGTTTGAGGAGTGTATTTGGGATGGCACTGTGCAGGGGTCGCCGGGAGGGGTGTGGTCTGGTGCGGGACAGTGGACAGGCGAAAAGGGGTGGGGGCGAGAATGCGGACAATAATTACTTTTACGTGCTGGCGAGATAAGGCGGCGAATGTGTTACTAGGATGACTTCATTTATTGACAGTCGTGCGCGTAGCTCACCAGATAACCCACCCGATTTCATTTACACTTAATCAAAACCCTTCgaaataaatcaaaagaaaattaCCACAAAATAGTGCCGCGCAAACATTGGGCCAGGTAATTATCGGTGTAAAACTCGAGCACACAGGATAATAACATTTACAGGGCTTCGAAGATAACATTCACGCTGGCTTTGCATGATGGCAGCAAATTAAAGTGCAAATTATCGGCTGTTAGGGGTTAGACCATGCAGTTCAAATGCTGGTTTCATTTGCGTGGCTGTAATAATTGTTGgaaaataaagttaaataatTGGCGAAAGTAGGTATAGAATCTAGAACCCCAAACACCTTTGTCtagaacaggggtctccaaccatGGTCCTGGACAGCCCctctccagcaggttttatagatgcctttacatcatcagtggctaaagatctggaactcCTGTTAATCTTgattaattaagccaataattcaATTAACTAACTGAgggattggttgaaatgaaaaaccAGCAGctccagtagctctccaggaccagggtcggAGAGACCCTTTGGTATTTCACATTGAACCCAGTGGAAACACGCCTTCTCCCCACCCCAACCATAGCAGGGCACAAGCAGTTACAAACTGTAGTTATCATGATGTAATTACCCACATTGATGCGAGAAGGGGGGAGTTAATGACCCGCTTAGAATCACACCCTTAGTTAAATCTGTTTGAAGAATGCAATACAGTGCTTCAAGAAAGAACAATCTGAATCAAACATCAACAACTGCAAAATATTCAAAACGGTCAATCGGTCAAGGACCttcacaaagtaaaaaaaaaaaaaaagttcaacaaAGTGCTCCATCCATAACATGAACAGTCAATACTGCTAAATTTAGATACACAgtagtaaaatacatttcaatgtgaatgtactaggtagcccattccacaccctcaccactccctGTGTTAAGATGGTCTCCTATTCTCTGTCCCAAATCACCACTTCATTTCTAAATGACTTTGTGTATTGCGAGGAATGTATTTAACTGGTTCTTCTTGCACCTCTGtagatttttcattcttttttcattctttaATCATAGTTTATATATAACAGTTACACAAGCCAAAGGAAACCAGAATATAATCATTTAAGCGCTTTCTATAATTAGCTCTTTACTGAAGTGAAAATGGCACTCCTTTCTTATCTGGTTTGAAGCCCAGTCACTAAGCCAATTAAGCTGACCACCTTCCTCATAGCATTTTAAATGAGATCATTGAATCTGTGTTAAAAGCAAGGCAGGGGGCCTTCTGAATCATGTGTGCCTTGAAGCTGCACCTTGAAGAAGAAAACTAGCCAAACCACAATGAGGTCAGCTGCTGGTTCCACCTGCATACAAGGAACTCATTTTAAATCAATAGAACGTTGCAATTAAATTAGCAGTTGGGTTAATCCTAGGTTTGGGAGTCAAGCAGCTCCTTACTTTTGATCCCAGGAAAAATCTTACGAGTCTGAAGCAAGCCGCCCGAAGGTAGGTGCAGCAGCACATTAGCATCTGAAAGGGGGCTGTCGGACAAGGTCCCTAAATAGCACCTTGCCTTGATCAGGAATGCTATTCATCGCCAGCACTGCATGGGAAACCTTGAGGCCAAGCCTTTTAATGGATTTGTAGACTTAGTGTAAACCTGGACAAATACACTATGGTATTTTATCAACGTTTGCAGAGACAGTGTCTATAGTTTTTTGGGGAGGGGGGATGACGCTGATTTTCTGGGGTCATAAAGCCCATAACATTCCACAAGGTGTAATGCGTACAAATACTTCATTAAAATGAATTTGTGGACCCCTGCACGCCCCTGCCGCGCTAAAAACTCTTTTaccaatcctgttttttttttaaaaggctttgtgatttctttgtcatttttggattcataattatttattttctgtagaaGGAGCGGTCATATCTCACAATGAGTTTTCGTTCGTGTGTATTATATAAGCATTTGTTTAACATTCATACAAGTGCACCTGAAtacaaaaagagagagagagatttgtaaTACCTGATGAGATGGAATGCAAGCTGTTCCCCTGCGCACAAAATGCCTAACCTCCTTATGCTGCATGCACAGCGGGACCGGTTGAtatctgggggggggggcgttTGGGTGTAGGGTGATGCAGATTTAAAGCTTCAAGAAAAACAAAGGCAGTTTTAAGAGCCCAGGTCCCAGGAGAAGGTTTCCACACACCGCGTGTAAAAACTAGGTTTAGTGACATCGCCATGACCTTTGAAATGCGTCCATGGAGTCAATAACAGAGGCTTTCATTCAGGGAGATGGGTCGCCCTCTGGGAGCAGCATTTCATTTACAAatctagaccccccccccccccccccccctcctggcTCTGCTGCCAGTGCAATAGCCTGGTCTGATGGGACACTTCCAGTTTCTAGATACAGATAAAAGGCCATCAGTCAGCTGCACGCCATTGTTCTTTCAGAGCCATTCTCCTTTCTCATGGCGGATACGCTCATCCTGAGAgaaagggtggtccctccagCCAGGGGCAGACTAGAGGCATGGAAAATGACCTGTCCCCTCACCTCTGAGAGAATAtgtatgtacagctgtggccaaatgttttgcatcatcatATAACTAATTCTGCTTGATAAAtgcgaatgaaacctgctgaataatgctaacatattgaactacacaccgctttgtaatttggtaaacagaaaaacaattgaaaaatgtgacgtttcgaaatctaatcatactgtactactattatggcttctgtttTTGCGATATcgtgttgtagtttctttgattacagggtgttaaataaaatatataaattatatgttCGTATAGggacttgaaaacaaatttctaggtgatgcaaaaatctcatattttattttttttagtataatTTACGCTTACTGCAAacgatactgtatttaaatatagttttTGCATTGTAACTCTGTACTGCCCTGCGACGCCTGTAAGTcagcttggataaaggcgtctgccaaataaactaataataatactcaagcaaaggcagatttagagaaacaatGTTCATTCAACGAGGAAGCCACAGAACCACTCATAATGACTAGACACACCATAGTAAgtgaccttaaaaaaaaaaattataaattgtaACGCTATAGTAAAGAGCCCGCCTCCAAATCTCACCTCACCTGGCATGCTGAAAGGTGAGTCCAGATCACGTTCCTCTGGTCACGTATCATCACGCCTCACCTGAGCACACCTCATGAATGCTTTTAAAAGTAAGCGAGGATAATGAGAAATTACCAAGCGCATACATGCCAACGTCTTCGTTTGAAGGTTACTCAATAGAGTCTTTGATGTgaattatttgttaaaaaaaaaaaaaaaaaaatcaattgacaTCGATTTTTTCTGTTGTAGGTCGAGAAATAGTTGCTAAAATGGTGCTAATTTGTTGCTGAATTTTGTAACAGTTAACGAGGTTTGGTAAACATTTTGTGAAAAGAGTGACAATTAGCACTTtgcttaaaaaaaagtgttacagcTTACTCAATCAAACTTTAAATAACGGCCGCAAATTTGAATCCGTTCCAACGCACAAGCTGGTTACTGCTGTGGTGTTCCACTTGAATTCTTTATGAATTTGTGgtaacttttgttttaaattattttcagcacagacacacacaaaataacaaCAGCATTAATATCGAACCGTGTGTCGGGCTTGCATTATTTGTTCTTATGTatttacacaccaggttgtgaCGGCCGTGTTTTATTACAAGT
Proteins encoded:
- the LOC117968924 gene encoding uncharacterized protein LOC117968924, translating into MIRTQRNLAMWLKRWKERQSPGNSVVLTKMNLYQSFGTLSDSWDQEFSFPDHREQGSPDFRRRMIRVKGSISGSTPVGILKSESEDSGMELASSDNSPSTPLGSVHSLSMGGSESSLAPSVSDLRLGTEKEDSSPSSPSSPSSPALSRRSNSELPETGKTLPSSWSTSKKLEQLLLRTESRWESSPAPSLRGASELEAEAGDTDSIQTAASNEWEKRASRRSGKRSIRMRSQSCETLDECFDALWRGDVVDGARGGAVPLGSSQGLGYLEQVCRMLEQVARLQKTNQLLQRQKEAAENRLRGRASDEELFYGRCLCGAAEDREETRRSHMDLAGQCQHQDSFLPTHYRKRSRSDTQAFLNFKSLGESDLPSPHFISAGNLLETLPKTQRPLPQARAAHTHWGKIKHFVKHLQRRSEKSETSSSTHLHSQEARSTEAANPKRRFVPLFKKRGQNQSVC